The following are encoded in a window of Pseudomonas graminis genomic DNA:
- a CDS encoding spermidine synthase, whose protein sequence is MTEERVEHVLAEVHDEFGKIRVLEVADYRFLEFGDAIEQSCTFTADPAWLEYDYTRAMFIGALCHPAPESALFMGLGAGTLTQACLKFLSLDDVEAIELRPDVPRLAMEFMGLQDDPRLYVRIGDALDLLPTAEDADLIFVDLYTDAGPAVGHLAWGFLEKCQQRLNPGGWLIINQWASDDGKPLGAALLRGLYHRHYWELPVKEGNVILIVPADLDQTLDIDALSQRAESLAPQLGYSLLPLIKTLRPAT, encoded by the coding sequence ATGACCGAGGAACGCGTAGAGCACGTGTTGGCCGAAGTTCACGACGAATTCGGCAAGATCCGCGTACTTGAAGTGGCCGATTACCGCTTCCTGGAGTTCGGTGATGCCATCGAGCAGAGTTGCACGTTCACGGCCGATCCGGCTTGGCTCGAATACGACTACACCCGTGCGATGTTCATTGGTGCGCTCTGTCATCCAGCCCCGGAAAGCGCGCTGTTCATGGGGTTGGGGGCGGGCACGCTGACCCAGGCGTGTCTGAAGTTTCTGTCCCTTGACGATGTCGAAGCCATCGAACTGCGCCCCGATGTGCCGCGTCTGGCCATGGAATTCATGGGCCTGCAGGACGATCCCCGGTTGTACGTGCGCATCGGCGACGCCCTCGACCTGCTGCCGACCGCCGAAGACGCTGATCTGATCTTTGTCGATCTCTACACCGACGCCGGCCCTGCGGTGGGCCATCTGGCCTGGGGCTTTCTCGAGAAATGCCAGCAGCGGCTCAACCCCGGCGGCTGGCTGATCATCAATCAGTGGGCATCGGACGACGGCAAGCCGTTGGGCGCGGCGCTCCTGCGCGGGCTGTATCACCGTCATTACTGGGAGCTGCCGGTGAAGGAGGGCAATGTCATCCTCATCGTCCCCGCCGACCTCGATCAGACGCTGGACATTGACGCCCTCAGCCAGCGCGCCGAGAGCCTCGCGCCGCAACTGGGCTATTCGCTGTTGCCGCTGATCAAGACGCTGCGGCCCGCCACCTGA
- a CDS encoding class II 3-deoxy-7-phosphoheptulonate synthase, translated as MSQPWSPDSWRNLPIQQQPQYPDADHVRRVEQTLASYPPLVFAGEARELRRQFAEVTEGRAFLLQGGDCAESFFEFSAAKIRDTFKVLLQMAIVMTFAAGCPVVKVGRMAGQFAKPRSSNDETIDGVTLPAYRGDIVNGIGFDEKSRVPDPDRLLQAYHQSTATLNLLRAFAQGGFADLHQVHKWNLDFIANSALSDKYSQLADRIDETLAFMRACGMDTSPQLRETSFFTAHEALLLNFEEAFVRRDSLTNDFYDCSAHMLWIGDRTRQLDGAHVEFLRGVKNPIGVKVGPSMNTDDLIRLIDILNPNNDPGRLNLIARMGANKVGDHLPALIRAVEREGKKVLWSSDPMHGNTIKASSGYKTRDFAQILAEVKQFFQVHQAEGTYAGGIHIEMTGQNVTECIGGARPITEDGLSDRYHTHCDPRMNADQSLELAFLIAETLKQVRR; from the coding sequence ATGAGCCAACCCTGGAGCCCCGACAGCTGGCGGAACCTGCCTATCCAGCAGCAACCTCAATACCCGGACGCGGACCACGTTCGCCGTGTCGAGCAGACCCTCGCCAGCTATCCACCGCTGGTGTTTGCCGGGGAAGCGCGAGAGCTGCGCCGGCAGTTTGCCGAGGTGACCGAGGGGCGGGCGTTCCTGCTGCAGGGTGGCGATTGCGCCGAGAGCTTCTTCGAATTCTCGGCCGCGAAAATCCGCGACACCTTCAAGGTGCTGCTGCAGATGGCGATCGTCATGACCTTTGCCGCCGGTTGCCCGGTCGTCAAAGTCGGGCGCATGGCCGGGCAATTCGCCAAACCGCGTTCCTCCAACGACGAGACAATTGACGGCGTGACCCTGCCGGCGTATCGCGGTGACATCGTCAACGGCATCGGCTTCGACGAGAAAAGCCGCGTGCCCGACCCGGATCGTCTGCTTCAGGCGTATCACCAGTCCACCGCGACCCTCAATCTGCTGCGCGCTTTCGCTCAAGGCGGTTTTGCCGACCTGCATCAAGTGCACAAGTGGAATCTGGATTTCATCGCCAACTCGGCGCTGTCGGACAAGTACAGCCAGCTCGCCGATCGCATCGACGAGACCCTGGCGTTCATGCGCGCTTGCGGCATGGACACCTCGCCGCAGTTGCGCGAAACCAGTTTCTTCACCGCCCACGAAGCGCTGCTGCTGAATTTCGAAGAAGCCTTCGTTCGCCGCGATAGCCTGACCAATGACTTTTACGATTGCTCGGCGCACATGCTGTGGATCGGCGACCGCACGCGGCAACTGGACGGCGCCCACGTGGAATTCCTGCGTGGGGTGAAGAACCCGATCGGCGTCAAGGTCGGGCCCAGCATGAACACCGATGACCTGATCCGGCTGATCGACATCCTCAACCCGAACAACGATCCGGGCCGCCTGAACCTGATCGCGCGCATGGGCGCCAACAAGGTTGGCGACCATCTACCGGCGCTGATCCGTGCAGTGGAACGCGAAGGCAAGAAGGTGCTGTGGAGTTCGGACCCGATGCATGGCAACACGATCAAGGCCAGCAGCGGCTACAAGACCCGCGACTTCGCGCAGATCCTGGCGGAAGTGAAGCAGTTCTTTCAGGTGCATCAGGCGGAAGGCACCTACGCCGGCGGCATTCACATCGAGATGACTGGCCAGAACGTCACGGAATGCATCGGCGGCGCACGTCCGATTACCGAAGATGGCTTGTCGGACCGTTACCACACCCATTGTGACCCACGGATGAATGCCGATCAGTCGCTGGAGCTGGCGTTTCTAATTGCCGAGACGTTGAAGCAGGTTCGGCGATAA
- a CDS encoding PA2169 family four-helix-bundle protein, translated as MTDINKESISLLNDLIETSKDGEKGFQASADDIKNPTIKEFFVSRSAEIATPVRELQSEVRALGGDPETSSSVSGTLHRAWVGLKSTLTGKDDTAILNEVERGEDVALKAYKEARSKAVEKNLPASVQSLIDKQLQGVQANHDKVKALRDASRAAS; from the coding sequence ATGACTGACATCAACAAAGAATCGATCTCGCTGCTCAACGACCTGATCGAAACCAGCAAAGATGGCGAGAAAGGTTTCCAGGCCAGCGCAGATGACATCAAAAATCCGACCATCAAAGAATTCTTTGTGAGCCGCTCGGCTGAGATCGCAACTCCGGTGCGCGAGTTGCAGTCCGAAGTTCGCGCACTGGGCGGCGATCCAGAAACGTCCTCTAGCGTCAGTGGCACTCTGCACCGCGCCTGGGTCGGTCTGAAATCCACTCTGACCGGGAAAGACGACACCGCGATTCTCAACGAAGTTGAGCGTGGTGAAGACGTCGCGCTGAAGGCTTACAAAGAAGCGCGCTCGAAGGCTGTTGAAAAGAACCTTCCAGCCAGCGTTCAGTCGTTGATCGACAAGCAACTGCAGGGCGTACAGGCTAACCATGACAAAGTAAAAGCGTTGCGTGACGCCTCTCGCGCCGCCAGCTAA
- a CDS encoding winged helix-turn-helix domain-containing protein: MPAKPPSHPPLSLKHARRLALAAQGFNSRQPPATIKAAHVTQLIQRLGVLQIDSVNALVRSHYLPLFSRLGPYPRTLLEQAAWSQGRQRNLFEYWGHEASLLPVELYPLMRWRMQRAAQGEGIYQQLAKFGREQQTTIARVLQTVRDQGALGAGSISTRQDRAGPWWDWSAEKHALEWLFAAGEVTVAGRRGFERLYDLPERVLPAAIVNHPDIGESDAQRGLLLHAVKALGVGTEKDVRDYFRQDPAPARRGLAELVEEGVVQRVQVQGWKQPAYTLAARVVPRKVTASALLSPFDSLIWERGRTERLFDFRYRLEIYTPQAKRLYGYYVLPFLYNEHIVARVDLRAERAAGRLAVHAVHVEEKGLDEEGMQALAGNLLQLADWLGLPQVQINCQRASAARLRAAFLAGGVEHL, encoded by the coding sequence ATGCCCGCCAAACCGCCGAGTCACCCGCCACTTTCCCTCAAGCACGCGCGCCGGCTGGCGCTGGCCGCCCAAGGCTTTAACAGCCGCCAGCCGCCTGCGACGATCAAGGCCGCGCATGTCACGCAGTTGATCCAGCGACTCGGCGTGCTGCAGATTGATTCGGTCAATGCGCTGGTGCGATCGCACTACTTGCCGCTGTTTTCCCGGCTCGGCCCTTACCCGCGCACATTGCTGGAGCAGGCGGCGTGGAGCCAGGGTCGGCAACGCAATCTGTTTGAGTATTGGGGCCATGAGGCGTCATTGCTGCCGGTAGAGCTGTACCCGCTGATGCGCTGGCGGATGCAGCGTGCGGCCCAGGGCGAGGGCATTTATCAGCAACTGGCAAAGTTCGGCCGCGAGCAGCAGACCACCATCGCCCGGGTGTTGCAGACGGTTCGGGATCAGGGCGCGTTGGGCGCGGGCAGCATCAGCACCCGGCAGGATCGCGCCGGACCCTGGTGGGACTGGAGCGCCGAAAAGCATGCGCTGGAATGGTTGTTCGCAGCGGGTGAGGTCACGGTCGCCGGTCGTCGCGGTTTCGAGCGCCTGTACGATTTGCCCGAGCGGGTTCTGCCGGCGGCGATCGTCAATCACCCTGATATCGGCGAATCCGACGCCCAGCGAGGCTTGCTGCTGCATGCAGTCAAGGCGCTGGGCGTCGGTACCGAAAAGGACGTGCGCGATTATTTCCGGCAGGACCCGGCACCCGCCAGACGCGGGTTGGCTGAGCTGGTGGAGGAGGGCGTGGTTCAGAGGGTACAGGTGCAGGGCTGGAAGCAGCCGGCGTACACGCTTGCGGCGCGGGTCGTGCCACGCAAGGTGACGGCCAGCGCGTTGCTGTCGCCTTTTGATTCACTGATCTGGGAGCGAGGGCGCACCGAGCGGCTGTTCGATTTTCGCTATCGGCTGGAAATCTACACGCCCCAGGCCAAGCGTCTTTACGGCTACTACGTGCTGCCATTTCTGTACAACGAGCACATCGTTGCGCGGGTTGATCTTCGTGCTGAACGGGCAGCCGGGCGCCTGGCGGTACATGCGGTGCACGTGGAAGAGAAAGGGCTGGACGAAGAGGGCATGCAAGCCTTGGCCGGAAACCTGCTTCAACTGGCAGATTGGCTGGGCCTGCCCCAAGTGCAGATTAATTGCCAGCGGGCAAGTGCTGCCCGTTTGAGGGCTGCGTTCCTCGCGGGCGGCGTGGAACATCTCTAG
- a CDS encoding DUF1127 domain-containing protein → MKGQKGYVLVAKSLSQESAPERWWKSAVAQVARWRKLHHQRVELATLSDDALKDMGLSRADVYEEVERPFWDDPMKR, encoded by the coding sequence ATGAAAGGTCAAAAAGGTTACGTATTGGTCGCAAAATCTCTGTCGCAGGAATCCGCGCCGGAACGCTGGTGGAAATCGGCCGTGGCGCAGGTTGCTCGCTGGCGCAAGCTGCATCACCAGCGTGTCGAACTGGCCACCCTCAGCGATGACGCGCTGAAAGACATGGGCCTGAGTCGGGCGGATGTCTACGAAGAAGTGGAGCGTCCCTTCTGGGATGACCCGATGAAGCGCTGA
- a CDS encoding LysR substrate-binding domain-containing protein, which yields MTTYPSIDSELLRTFVAIADEGGYTKAGEVVNRTQSAVSMQMKRLEEDVVRRPLFLKDGRTISFTAEGQVLLGYARRILKLHSEVFNTLREPHMVGTVKIGTPDDYVMRFLPGILQRFAQAYPLVQVEVHCESSSQLLQRQDLDLSIVTREPGKEIGQILRQERFVWAVGAGFCPQEQTPMPLAMFNTDCFCRQWAINALQASGREFRVAYTSASLSAIMAVVSAGLAVTAQLQSLITSDLEVLGEQHGLPQLPSASIVLLRNPNNPSPITECLADHIAEGFRL from the coding sequence ATGACCACCTACCCGAGTATCGACAGCGAGCTGCTGCGCACCTTTGTCGCAATCGCCGATGAGGGCGGTTACACCAAGGCCGGCGAGGTGGTGAATCGCACGCAGTCCGCCGTCAGCATGCAGATGAAACGGCTGGAGGAAGACGTGGTGCGGCGCCCGTTGTTTTTGAAAGACGGCCGCACCATCAGCTTCACCGCGGAAGGCCAAGTGCTGCTGGGCTACGCGCGGCGGATCCTGAAACTGCACAGCGAGGTGTTCAACACCCTGCGCGAGCCGCACATGGTCGGCACGGTGAAGATCGGTACGCCGGATGATTACGTGATGCGCTTTCTGCCGGGGATTCTGCAGCGCTTTGCCCAGGCCTACCCGCTGGTACAGGTGGAAGTGCATTGCGAGTCTTCGTCGCAGTTGCTGCAACGCCAGGACCTGGATTTAAGCATCGTCACCCGCGAGCCGGGCAAGGAAATCGGCCAGATCCTGCGCCAAGAGCGGTTTGTCTGGGCGGTCGGCGCAGGCTTTTGCCCACAGGAGCAAACGCCGATGCCGCTGGCGATGTTCAACACCGACTGCTTTTGCCGGCAGTGGGCAATCAACGCGCTGCAGGCGTCCGGCCGCGAATTCCGCGTTGCCTACACCAGCGCGAGCCTGTCAGCGATCATGGCCGTGGTCAGCGCAGGACTGGCGGTGACGGCGCAACTGCAAAGCCTGATCACCTCGGACCTGGAAGTATTGGGGGAACAGCATGGGCTGCCGCAGTTGCCGTCGGCGAGCATCGTGCTGCTGCGCAATCCCAACAACCCGTCGCCGATCACCGAGTGCCTGGCCGATCACATTGCGGAGGGGTTCAGGCTGTAA
- a CDS encoding sulfite exporter TauE/SafE family protein — protein sequence MYLLLGAAMGTLGGLFGIGGGLVAIPALGVLFGLDQQLAQGTALLMVLPNVLLALWRYNQRNRVSVRHALMLIVPSFTMSWLTSLWAVRVDPQIMRLGFVGFLVVLTLFNLIQMVWRNGTVGAELRHIRWLWLLGLGSGVTAGLFGVGGGVIATPILTGLFGATQVAAQGLALALAAPSTTITLATYALHGHVDWLMGIPLAIGGLASISWGVALAHSLPERVLRSLFCGFLVICAIMLCSKL from the coding sequence ATGTACCTGCTGCTGGGCGCCGCCATGGGCACACTGGGCGGACTGTTCGGCATTGGCGGCGGGCTGGTGGCCATTCCGGCGCTGGGGGTGTTGTTCGGGCTTGATCAGCAACTGGCCCAGGGCACGGCGTTATTGATGGTGCTACCCAATGTGCTGCTGGCGCTGTGGCGTTACAACCAGCGCAATCGGGTGTCGGTGCGTCATGCGCTGATGCTCATCGTGCCCAGTTTCACGATGTCCTGGCTGACCTCGCTGTGGGCCGTGCGCGTTGACCCTCAAATCATGCGCCTGGGCTTTGTCGGCTTTCTTGTGGTGCTGACGCTGTTTAACCTGATCCAGATGGTCTGGCGCAACGGGACCGTAGGCGCCGAGTTGCGGCACATCCGTTGGTTGTGGCTGCTGGGCCTCGGCTCGGGCGTGACTGCCGGGCTGTTCGGCGTCGGCGGCGGGGTAATCGCGACGCCCATTTTGACCGGCTTGTTCGGTGCGACGCAGGTGGCGGCCCAGGGCCTGGCGTTGGCCCTGGCGGCGCCGAGCACCACGATCACGCTGGCGACCTACGCCCTGCACGGCCATGTCGACTGGCTGATGGGCATTCCCCTTGCGATTGGCGGGCTGGCCAGCATCAGTTGGGGCGTCGCCTTGGCGCACAGTTTGCCGGAGCGTGTATTGCGATCGCTGTTCTGCGGCTTTCTGGTGATTTGCGCGATCATGCTGTGCTCCAAGCTCTGA
- a CDS encoding MarR family winged helix-turn-helix transcriptional regulator, with protein MNANEPNPKAGAGSCDELLLDNQLCFALYSTSLMMTKVYKPLLQALNLTYPQYLAMLVLWERDGLTVGEVSTRLLTDPGSLTPLLKRLEAEGLIRRTRSKEDERVVLLTLTEQGKALHKKAQSVPQCILAASGINLEQLKALQKDLLALRGNLQESI; from the coding sequence ATGAACGCCAACGAGCCCAACCCCAAGGCTGGCGCTGGCAGTTGCGACGAGCTGCTGCTGGATAACCAGCTGTGCTTCGCCCTGTACTCGACGTCGCTGATGATGACCAAGGTCTACAAGCCACTGCTCCAGGCACTGAACCTGACCTACCCGCAGTACCTGGCGATGCTGGTGCTGTGGGAGCGCGACGGCCTGACCGTCGGAGAAGTCAGCACCCGCTTGCTCACCGATCCCGGCTCGCTGACGCCGCTGCTCAAACGCCTGGAAGCCGAAGGCCTGATCCGCCGGACCCGTAGCAAGGAAGATGAACGGGTCGTGCTGCTGACCTTGACCGAGCAAGGCAAGGCGCTGCACAAAAAGGCCCAGAGCGTGCCGCAATGCATTCTGGCCGCCAGCGGCATCAACCTTGAACAGCTCAAGGCCCTGCAGAAAGACCTGCTTGCCCTGCGTGGAAATCTGCAGGAAAGCATCTGA
- a CDS encoding DUF2235 domain-containing protein: protein MATGYYIRLNDKTRCGGFVMQATSHMVLHGIEQSREGDAVRCGVDGKTYRIEGGISHMTSDGIRLAGTLDSVSGCPCKARLEASLFYAAYENEEIPAAVAGRPFSAAGYVQGAAVAATPTPLNPRRPADAQREQDIEEEEEEVEQEQLITLRLGVFFDGTGNNQANSETVAGCMARDVGLENEAEDIQKFCAEFGYGIDGSAPDNSFGNDTSNVARLYDLYMDHSDVSIKADAEEAALKVYLEGIGTVSGGEDDLWGQATGRGENGVVARVEQSSALILRRLRVFKDNHPEITIKQLEIDVFGFSRGAAAARHFANDMRKGVESLLAKALPPSASVFVEGFGWRVQHDVHLNFIGLFDTVPAIVTPLMLDFSPGNDRNGGLNLGLPTGAARKVVQLVARDEHRLNFALIRTENDIALPGSHSDIGGGYRPRMRERLLVAKPASSQERKTTPNEQSLAFSQSVQSVGPLVKRLVDQGLEVDIHCRSEDEERTQENQIPLHKQVYVMTTLDREVEGDLSKIYLRVMRELAVQHGAPLDVINEHDQRLSLPTDLATISAKILGYATGRRTTLDLTAAEEDLLLLRYIHLSASWNAVKDRNRTSIGPMFINRPTDDYQRIVHDNR from the coding sequence ATGGCTACCGGTTATTACATCCGACTGAACGACAAGACCCGCTGTGGCGGATTCGTCATGCAAGCAACCTCCCACATGGTGTTGCACGGCATTGAACAGTCGCGAGAGGGCGACGCGGTGAGGTGCGGTGTCGACGGTAAAACGTATCGGATCGAAGGCGGAATTTCCCACATGACCAGTGACGGCATTCGCCTGGCCGGCACCCTGGACAGTGTCAGCGGTTGCCCCTGTAAAGCCCGGTTGGAGGCATCGCTGTTCTATGCCGCCTACGAGAACGAGGAAATTCCGGCGGCAGTAGCCGGCAGGCCTTTTTCCGCCGCTGGTTACGTGCAAGGTGCTGCCGTTGCAGCTACGCCGACGCCTCTCAACCCACGCCGTCCTGCCGACGCGCAGAGAGAGCAGGACATCGAAGAAGAGGAAGAAGAAGTCGAGCAGGAGCAACTGATCACTTTGCGCCTCGGCGTGTTCTTTGATGGCACCGGTAACAACCAGGCCAACAGCGAAACGGTTGCAGGTTGCATGGCGCGGGATGTCGGGCTGGAAAATGAAGCCGAAGACATTCAGAAGTTCTGTGCCGAGTTTGGCTATGGGATTGACGGGAGTGCGCCAGACAACAGCTTTGGGAATGACACCTCCAATGTGGCGCGGCTTTATGATTTGTACATGGACCATTCCGACGTCTCGATCAAGGCGGATGCTGAAGAAGCGGCGCTAAAGGTTTATCTGGAAGGTATTGGGACTGTCAGCGGTGGTGAGGATGATCTTTGGGGACAAGCAACTGGGAGAGGGGAAAACGGGGTCGTTGCGCGAGTTGAACAGAGTTCGGCATTGATATTACGTCGCCTAAGAGTATTTAAAGATAACCATCCTGAGATAACGATTAAGCAACTTGAAATCGATGTATTTGGGTTCAGCCGTGGAGCCGCTGCAGCTCGTCATTTCGCCAATGACATGCGGAAAGGCGTCGAGAGCTTGCTTGCAAAAGCATTGCCTCCCAGTGCCTCAGTATTCGTTGAAGGGTTCGGTTGGCGTGTCCAGCATGATGTACATCTGAACTTCATCGGCCTCTTCGATACCGTGCCCGCCATTGTCACGCCGTTAATGCTGGATTTCAGTCCCGGCAATGATCGCAACGGGGGACTCAACCTGGGGCTCCCAACGGGTGCCGCCCGCAAAGTAGTGCAGTTGGTAGCGCGGGATGAGCATCGATTGAATTTCGCCCTGATCCGCACCGAGAACGATATCGCTCTGCCCGGCTCGCACTCGGACATTGGTGGCGGCTACCGCCCTCGTATGCGTGAAAGGCTGCTGGTCGCGAAACCGGCAAGTAGCCAGGAACGAAAGACCACGCCTAACGAACAGTCGCTTGCGTTTTCACAATCCGTTCAAAGCGTCGGTCCTTTGGTCAAACGCTTGGTCGATCAGGGTCTTGAGGTGGATATACATTGCCGGTCCGAAGACGAAGAGCGCACGCAGGAAAATCAAATCCCCCTTCACAAGCAGGTTTACGTTATGACCACACTTGATCGTGAGGTGGAGGGAGATTTGTCGAAGATTTATCTGCGGGTGATGCGGGAGCTGGCAGTACAGCACGGCGCCCCGCTCGATGTTATCAACGAGCACGACCAGCGCCTGTCCTTGCCGACTGATCTCGCCACCATTTCAGCGAAGATTCTGGGTTATGCAACAGGCAGGAGAACAACGCTTGATCTAACCGCCGCTGAAGAGGACTTGTTGTTACTACGCTACATCCACCTTTCAGCCAGCTGGAACGCGGTGAAAGACAGGAATCGAACGAGCATCGGACCAATGTTTATCAACCGGCCAACCGATGACTACCAGCGGATCGTTCATGACAATCGGTAA
- a CDS encoding DUF2931 family protein → MTIGKFKAQLGCVLGLIFSGCSTINDDVELPYDSWRLGFFAPNYMEVWIETADAVDINDRWFKRAMSGVAAVQTPPNLTGSPKGWPKHPGAGAGRQVLGANLPRFIYVRWQSLAEPKTYQAYIEIPERIRKAMLKGERAYCRADNKWINDYRDLITVGLAPGGVTKTWIQGGCLNAIEVSRVQGRIVEKGPHEGHSKGLYYRPPNEASQAYIDKFGIPYDSW, encoded by the coding sequence ATGACAATCGGTAAGTTCAAAGCGCAGCTTGGATGCGTTTTGGGTCTGATCTTCAGCGGGTGCAGCACAATTAATGACGACGTAGAACTTCCTTACGACTCTTGGCGATTGGGCTTCTTTGCTCCCAACTATATGGAGGTCTGGATCGAAACCGCTGACGCTGTGGATATCAACGACAGATGGTTCAAGCGGGCAATGAGTGGCGTAGCAGCCGTGCAGACTCCTCCTAATTTAACGGGCAGTCCGAAGGGCTGGCCAAAACATCCGGGAGCAGGCGCTGGAAGACAAGTCTTGGGTGCTAATCTTCCTCGCTTTATATACGTGCGTTGGCAATCTCTGGCCGAACCGAAGACCTATCAAGCCTACATAGAAATACCTGAGCGCATTCGCAAAGCCATGCTGAAAGGTGAGCGCGCATATTGCAGGGCAGATAACAAATGGATCAACGATTATAGAGACCTGATTACGGTGGGCTTGGCTCCGGGAGGCGTGACTAAGACCTGGATTCAGGGAGGCTGTCTAAATGCAATTGAAGTCAGCCGCGTGCAAGGTCGAATAGTCGAGAAAGGTCCTCATGAAGGCCATTCAAAAGGCCTTTACTACCGCCCTCCCAATGAGGCATCGCAGGCCTACATCGACAAGTTCGGCATCCCTTATGACTCTTGGTGA
- a CDS encoding DUF2931 family protein, which translates to MTLGEGRSKNINVLLGCVLSLILSGCSSANDYGVELPYDAWRLGFFAPNYMEVWIETANVVDVKGRLFRRAMSGVAAVQTPPNLKGTPRGWPKRPGDGAGKHVWRAEVPRLIYVRWQSLAEPQTYEAYIEIPESTRHAMLEVKEKTYCRGTKDWITDHRELLVIGLAPGGIAKTWIRGACLDPIEVSRVQGRIVEKGPHEGHSNGLYYRPPNAASQAYIDTFGIPYDSW; encoded by the coding sequence ATGACTCTTGGTGAAGGCCGATCAAAAAACATCAACGTCCTGCTCGGATGCGTTTTGAGCCTGATTCTGAGCGGATGCAGCAGCGCTAATGACTATGGCGTAGAGCTGCCTTACGACGCATGGCGACTGGGCTTCTTTGCTCCCAACTACATGGAAGTCTGGATTGAGACAGCAAACGTCGTCGATGTGAAAGGCCGATTATTTAGGCGTGCAATGAGCGGCGTGGCGGCGGTTCAGACTCCCCCTAACCTCAAGGGAACCCCGAGAGGGTGGCCTAAACGTCCAGGGGACGGAGCAGGCAAGCACGTCTGGCGAGCAGAGGTTCCTAGACTGATCTACGTACGTTGGCAGTCTTTGGCCGAACCACAGACCTACGAGGCCTACATTGAAATTCCTGAATCAACTCGTCATGCAATGTTGGAGGTCAAAGAAAAAACGTACTGCAGAGGAACCAAAGACTGGATCACCGACCACCGTGAGCTGCTGGTAATCGGGCTCGCTCCGGGCGGCATTGCTAAAACCTGGATAAGAGGCGCTTGCCTGGACCCGATTGAAGTAAGCCGCGTACAAGGTCGGATAGTCGAGAAAGGCCCTCATGAAGGCCATTCAAACGGCCTTTACTATCGTCCTCCCAATGCGGCATCGCAGGCCTACATCGACACCTTCGGCATCCCTTACGACTCTTGGTGA
- a CDS encoding organic hydroperoxide resistance protein produces the protein MQALYTAVATATGGRDGRAVSDNKILDVKLATPKELGGAGGEATNPEQLFAAGYSACFIGALKFVAGQSKKTIPADASITAHVGIGQIPGGFGLDIDLHISLPGLEQAEAQALVDAAHQVCPYSNATRGNVDVRLHVTV, from the coding sequence ATGCAAGCTCTCTACACTGCAGTCGCAACCGCAACCGGTGGCCGTGATGGCCGCGCTGTTTCCGACAACAAAATTCTCGACGTCAAACTGGCCACCCCAAAAGAACTGGGCGGCGCTGGCGGCGAAGCCACCAACCCAGAGCAACTGTTTGCTGCCGGCTACTCGGCCTGCTTCATCGGCGCACTGAAATTCGTCGCTGGCCAGAGCAAGAAAACCATCCCGGCTGACGCGTCGATCACTGCCCACGTCGGCATTGGCCAGATCCCTGGCGGTTTCGGTCTGGACATCGACCTGCACATCAGCCTGCCGGGCCTTGAACAAGCCGAAGCTCAGGCGCTGGTCGATGCGGCCCACCAGGTCTGCCCTTACTCCAACGCCACACGCGGCAACGTCGATGTCCGTCTGCACGTGACTGTGTAA